From one Musa acuminata AAA Group cultivar baxijiao chromosome BXJ2-6, Cavendish_Baxijiao_AAA, whole genome shotgun sequence genomic stretch:
- the LOC135614091 gene encoding phosphoribosylglycinamide formyltransferase, chloroplastic-like, which produces MEALGSMIGTSLPSHTKLISMSPNCLTIRLASRDVLSHCKVPYRRQVLTKTFSGSEVVLQKARSKTWGFECRCSAQEMESYVATDNTSRSLTQRKRLAVFVSGGGSNFKAIHEAAKEGLVHGDIMVLVTDKPGCGGAEYARDNQIPVIVFPRSMSSPDAVSAAELVATLRNFEVDFLLLAGFLKLIPIELVQAFPRSILNIHPSLLPAFGGKGFYGLKVHKAVIGSGARYSGPTVHFVDERYDTGRIVAQRVVPVLADDTAEQLAARVLHQEHQLYVEVVSALCEDRIVWREDGVPLICSRENPNKLY; this is translated from the exons ATGGAAGCTTTGGGATCAATGATTGGGACTAGTCTTCCTTCCCACACAAAATTGATCTCTATGTCACCAAATTGTCTGACCATTAGATTGGCATCCCGAGATGTTCTCTCTCATTGTAAAGTCCCATATAGGAGACAAGTTCTAACAAAAACATTTAGTGGTTCAGAAGTAGTTCTGCAGAAGGCAAGAAGTAAAACTTGGGGCTTCGAGTGTAGATGCAGTGCTCAAGAGATGGAGAGCTATGTGGCAACTGACAACACTTCACGAAGCTTGACACAAAGGAAAAGACTAGCAGTTTTTGTCTCTGGTGGAGGATCAAATTTTAAAGCTATTCATGAAGCAGCCAAGGAAGGATTGGTTCATGGAGATATTATGGTTTTGGTCACGGATAAGCCCG GTTGTGGTGGTGCTGAATATGCAAGAGATAATCAAATTCCAGTTATTGTATTTCCCAGGTCCATGTCCTCGCCTGATGCTGTATCAGCAGCTGAACTTGTAGCAACTTTAAG GAATTTTGAGGTCGACTTTCTTCTGCTTGCTGGCTTCTTGAAGCTTATACCAATCGAGTTAGTTCAGGCATTTCCAAGATCCATATTGAACATTCATCCATCTCTTCTTCCTGCTTTTGGTGGTAAAGGTTTTTATGGTTTAAAGGTGCACAAAGCTGTCATAGGATCTGGGGCAAG GTACTCTGGCCCCACAGTTCACTTTGTGGATGAACGGTATGATACCGGTCGTATCGTGGCTCAGAGAGTAGTCCCTGTGCTAGCAGATGACACTGCCGAGCAGCTGGCAGCGAGAGTCCTTCATCAG GAGCATCAACTCTATGTGGAAGTAGTTTCAGCTTTATGTGAGGATAGAATTGTTTGGAGAGAAGATGGAGTCCCTCTTATTTGCAGCAGAGAGAATCCAAATAAGCTTTACTAG